One part of the [Pantoea] beijingensis genome encodes these proteins:
- a CDS encoding peptidoglycan glycosyltransferase FtsI, which produces MRAATKTLKLKRQEDQASFVSWRFALLCGCIFLALAGLLLRVAYLQVINPDKLVREGDMRSLRVQAVPTARGMITDRAGRPLAVSVPVNAIWADPKELHDRGGITLDSRWKALSDALSIPLDQLAARVNANPKGRFVYLARQVNPAIGDYIKKLKLPGIHLREESRRYYPAGQVTSHLIGFTNIDGQGIEGVEKSFDKWLTGQPGERTVRKDRFGRVIEDISSVDSQAAHNLALSIDERLQALVYRELNNAVAFNKAESGTAVLVDVNTGEVLAMANSPAYNPNNLAGTPKDVMRNRAITDIFEPGSTVKPMVVMTALQRGVVKENSVLNTVPYRINGHEIKDVARYNELTLTGVLQKSSNVGVSKLALAMPSSALVDTYSRFGLGKATNLGLVGESSGLYPQKQRWSDIERATFSFGYGLMVTPLQLARVYATIGSYGIARPLSITKVDPPVSGERAFPEPLVRTVVHMMESVALPGGGGVKAAIKGYRIAIKTGTAKKVGPDGRYVNKYIAYTAGVAPASHPRFALVVVINDPQAGKYYGGAVSAPVFGAIMGGVLRTMNVEPDALPAVGQNEMVTNTKEGSGGRS; this is translated from the coding sequence ATGAGAGCCGCAACGAAAACGCTTAAATTGAAACGACAGGAAGATCAGGCCAGCTTTGTAAGCTGGCGTTTTGCGTTGCTGTGCGGTTGTATTTTCCTGGCTCTTGCCGGTCTGCTCCTGCGTGTTGCGTATCTGCAGGTGATCAATCCGGACAAATTGGTGCGCGAAGGCGATATGCGTTCGCTGCGCGTGCAGGCAGTGCCAACGGCGCGCGGCATGATTACCGATCGCGCTGGACGGCCCCTGGCGGTCAGTGTGCCGGTTAATGCTATTTGGGCCGATCCTAAAGAGCTTCATGATCGTGGCGGTATCACACTTGATAGCCGCTGGAAGGCGCTTTCTGATGCACTTTCCATTCCGCTTGACCAACTGGCCGCGCGCGTTAATGCCAATCCCAAAGGACGCTTTGTTTATCTGGCGCGTCAGGTTAATCCAGCCATTGGCGACTACATCAAAAAACTGAAGCTTCCGGGGATTCATCTGCGCGAAGAGTCACGGCGTTATTATCCCGCAGGCCAGGTCACTTCGCATTTGATTGGCTTCACCAATATTGATGGCCAGGGGATCGAAGGTGTCGAAAAAAGCTTCGACAAATGGCTTACCGGCCAGCCAGGTGAGCGGACGGTTCGTAAAGATCGCTTTGGACGCGTTATCGAAGATATCTCCTCGGTGGATAGCCAGGCTGCCCATAATCTCGCGCTTAGCATCGACGAACGGTTGCAGGCGCTGGTCTACCGCGAGCTGAATAATGCGGTAGCGTTTAACAAAGCGGAGTCTGGTACGGCCGTATTGGTGGATGTGAATACGGGTGAAGTCCTGGCAATGGCCAATAGCCCGGCTTACAACCCGAATAATCTCGCGGGAACGCCAAAAGATGTGATGCGTAACCGAGCGATCACTGACATTTTTGAACCTGGCTCCACCGTCAAACCCATGGTTGTGATGACGGCGTTGCAGCGCGGGGTCGTCAAAGAAAACAGCGTACTGAATACCGTTCCGTACCGGATTAACGGCCATGAAATTAAAGATGTGGCGCGCTATAACGAATTGACCCTTACCGGGGTTCTACAGAAGTCGAGTAACGTCGGTGTTTCAAAGTTGGCGTTAGCGATGCCGTCCTCAGCGCTAGTAGATACTTACTCTCGTTTTGGACTGGGTAAAGCGACCAATTTGGGGTTGGTCGGAGAGAGCAGTGGCTTATATCCTCAAAAACAACGGTGGTCTGACATAGAGAGGGCCACCTTCTCTTTCGGCTATGGGCTAATGGTAACACCGTTACAGTTAGCGCGAGTCTACGCAACGATTGGCAGCTATGGCATTGCGCGACCGCTGTCGATTACCAAGGTTGATCCACCCGTTTCGGGTGAGCGTGCTTTCCCTGAACCTTTGGTCCGTACCGTGGTTCACATGATGGAAAGCGTAGCGTTACCTGGCGGTGGTGGCGTTAAGGCAGCGATCAAAGGCTATCGTATCGCGATTAAAACCGGTACCGCGAAAAAAGTCGGCCCTGATGGTCGCTATGTGAATAAATACATCGCTTATACAGCGGGCGTTGCGCCTGCGAGTCATCCTCGTTTTGCACTGGTTGTGGTCATCAATGATCCACAGGCAGGTAAATATTACGGTGGTGCGGTATCTGCACCGGTATTTGGCGCAATCATGGGCGGCGTACTGCGCACCATGAATGTCGAACCGGATGCATTACCCGCTGTTGGTCAAAATGAGATGGTGACAAATACAAAAGAGGGTTCAGGTGGCAGATCGTAA
- the rsmH gene encoding 16S rRNA (cytosine(1402)-N(4))-methyltransferase RsmH, translating to MQDNFKHTTVLLDEAVNGLNLKDNGIYIDGTFGRGGHSRLILSQLGEQGRLYAIDRDPQAIAAAAEITDPRFTIIHGPFSQLADYVEARGLTGKIDGILLDLGVSSPQLDDAERGFSFMRDGPLDMRMDPTRGLSAAEWLLQAEESDIAFVLKTFGEERFAKRIARAIVERNREQPMTRTKELADVIYVATPVKDKFKHPATRSFQAIRIWVNSELEEIEQALKGAVRALAPEGRLSVISFHSLEDRIVKRFMREQSRGPQVPAGIPMTEAQLQKLGGRELKALGKMMPGEAEVAENPRARSSVLRIAERTAS from the coding sequence ATGCAGGATAATTTTAAACATACCACGGTGCTGTTAGATGAGGCAGTAAATGGCCTCAACCTTAAGGATAACGGCATTTACATAGATGGCACGTTCGGGCGCGGTGGACATTCTCGCTTGATCCTTTCCCAACTGGGTGAGCAGGGCCGTCTTTATGCTATTGATCGCGATCCGCAAGCTATCGCAGCCGCAGCTGAAATAACCGATCCGCGGTTCACCATCATCCATGGCCCTTTTTCACAACTGGCTGATTATGTTGAAGCGCGTGGGTTGACCGGAAAAATCGATGGCATCTTGTTGGATCTTGGCGTCTCTTCGCCGCAATTAGATGACGCTGAGCGCGGTTTTTCATTTATGCGTGATGGTCCGCTGGACATGCGAATGGATCCCACTCGGGGATTGTCAGCCGCCGAATGGTTATTGCAGGCAGAAGAGAGCGATATCGCTTTTGTACTGAAAACCTTTGGGGAAGAGCGATTTGCCAAACGTATAGCACGCGCCATTGTTGAACGTAATCGTGAACAACCGATGACACGCACCAAAGAATTGGCTGATGTGATTTATGTGGCGACCCCGGTAAAAGACAAATTTAAGCATCCGGCGACGCGCAGTTTCCAGGCAATTCGTATTTGGGTAAACAGCGAGCTGGAAGAGATTGAGCAGGCACTGAAAGGTGCGGTGCGCGCGCTGGCACCCGAGGGTCGCCTGTCGGTGATTAGCTTCCATTCACTGGAGGACCGCATTGTGAAACGATTTATGCGTGAACAGAGTCGTGGTCCTCAGGTTCCGGCGGGTATTCCAATGACCGAAGCGCAGTTGCAAAAGCTGGGCGGACGCGAGTTAAAAGCACTTGGCAAGATGATGCCTGGTGAAGCCGAAGTGGCAGAGAATCCACGGGCGCGCAGTTCGGTGCTGCGCATCGCTGAAAGGACTGCATCGTGA
- the ftsL gene encoding cell division protein FtsL has translation MIGNERHSLPGVIGGDLLRHGKIALILVIAVLVSAVFVVTTAHKTRLLTAQREQLVLERDALDIEWRNLILEENALGDHSRVERTATEKLQMQHVDPAQENIVVQQ, from the coding sequence GTGATTGGTAACGAGCGCCACAGTTTACCCGGCGTGATCGGTGGCGATCTGCTCCGGCACGGTAAAATCGCTTTAATACTGGTGATTGCGGTATTGGTTTCTGCGGTGTTTGTGGTGACAACGGCGCATAAAACGCGACTGTTAACGGCACAGCGTGAGCAGCTTGTACTGGAACGCGACGCACTGGACATTGAATGGCGTAACTTGATTCTGGAAGAAAATGCGCTCGGCGATCATAGCCGGGTTGAGCGTACGGCAACGGAGAAATTACAAATGCAACATGTTGATCCGGCGCAGGAAAACATAGTGGTACAGCAATAA
- the murG gene encoding undecaprenyldiphospho-muramoylpentapeptide beta-N-acetylglucosaminyltransferase, producing the protein MSGKRLMVMAGGTGGHVFPGLAVAHHLMAQGWQVRWLGTADRMEADLVPKHGIGIDFIRISGLRGKGIKAMLLAPVRIFAAVRQARAIMKAYKPDVVLGMGGYVSGPGGLAAWSCGIPVVLHEQNGIAGLTNKWLAKIAKKVMQAFPGAFPDAEVVGNPVRTDVLALPQPQDRLGDREGPIRVLVIGGSQGARILNQTLPQVAAIMGESITLWHQVGKGALESVLKAYQDVGQAHHKVTEFIDDMAEAYCWADVVVCRSGALTVSELAAAGLPAIFVPFQHKDRQQYWNALPLENAGAAKIFEQPQFTAEIVAQTLASWDRPTLLTMAEKARSVAIPDATQRVAEAVAAAARLK; encoded by the coding sequence ATGAGCGGTAAGCGACTGATGGTGATGGCTGGCGGAACCGGCGGGCATGTTTTCCCCGGGCTGGCAGTTGCGCACCACTTGATGGCGCAGGGATGGCAGGTTCGCTGGCTTGGCACTGCGGACCGTATGGAAGCGGATTTAGTACCGAAACACGGTATTGGGATTGATTTTATTCGCATTAGCGGGCTGCGTGGTAAAGGCATCAAGGCGATGCTGCTGGCGCCCGTGCGTATTTTCGCTGCAGTGCGTCAGGCCCGCGCCATCATGAAGGCTTATAAACCTGATGTTGTGCTCGGTATGGGGGGCTATGTTTCAGGGCCCGGCGGCCTGGCGGCCTGGAGCTGTGGTATCCCTGTGGTGCTGCATGAGCAAAATGGCATTGCCGGACTGACCAACAAATGGTTGGCAAAAATAGCGAAGAAGGTGATGCAGGCGTTTCCGGGCGCTTTTCCGGATGCAGAAGTAGTAGGAAATCCGGTGCGGACTGACGTGCTGGCGTTACCGCAGCCGCAGGATAGATTGGGCGACCGTGAAGGGCCCATTCGTGTGCTGGTGATTGGCGGTAGCCAGGGCGCGCGCATACTGAACCAAACGCTTCCGCAGGTAGCGGCCATAATGGGTGAATCCATTACGCTATGGCATCAGGTAGGGAAGGGCGCATTAGAAAGCGTTCTTAAGGCTTATCAGGATGTTGGCCAGGCACACCACAAGGTCACCGAATTTATCGATGATATGGCAGAGGCTTACTGCTGGGCTGATGTGGTGGTTTGCCGTTCTGGCGCGTTGACCGTAAGCGAACTGGCTGCTGCAGGTTTACCCGCGATTTTTGTGCCGTTTCAGCATAAAGATCGTCAGCAGTATTGGAATGCATTGCCGCTGGAGAACGCGGGCGCAGCCAAAATTTTTGAGCAGCCGCAGTTCACGGCGGAGATTGTGGCGCAGACACTGGCCAGTTGGGATCGTCCAACGCTGCTGACGATGGCCGAAAAGGCGCGTTCGGTGGCCATTCCAGATGCGACTCAACGTGTCGCAGAGGCAGTGGCAGCGGCGGCACGGCTAAAATGA
- the murD gene encoding UDP-N-acetylmuramoyl-L-alanine--D-glutamate ligase, producing the protein MADYRGRNVVIIGLGLTGLSCVDFFVAQGVTPRVMDTRVSPPGLDKLTDNIECHLGSLNDQWLLDADLIVASPGMALAHPSLIDAAQAGVEIVGDIELFCREAQAPIVAITGSNGKSTVTMLVGEMAKAAGWSVGVGGNIGLPALTLLQKPAQLYVLELSSFQLETTYSLKAAAATILNVTEDHMDRYPLGLQQYRAAKLRIYENAKTCIVNADDALTLPVRGADARCVSFGVDVGDYHLNYQQGGVWLRAQGEKVLNVNEMNMVGQHNYTNALAALALADAVGLPRTTSLKALTTFSGLPHRFQRVHERNGVCWINDSKATNVGSTEAALSGLKVEGTLWLLLGGEGKSADFTPLTRYLQGENIRTYCFGRDADELASLRPDIAVCTETLQQAMEQIAPQVKSGDTVLLSPACASLDQFRNFEQRGECFAQLAKELG; encoded by the coding sequence ATGGCTGACTATCGCGGGAGAAATGTGGTCATCATTGGGCTGGGCCTGACGGGCTTATCCTGTGTTGATTTCTTTGTTGCGCAAGGCGTTACGCCTCGCGTGATGGATACCCGCGTGTCGCCGCCTGGGCTTGATAAACTTACAGATAATATTGAGTGCCATCTGGGCTCACTTAACGATCAATGGCTGCTTGATGCTGACTTGATTGTCGCCAGTCCGGGGATGGCGCTGGCGCATCCTTCACTGATCGACGCTGCGCAGGCGGGCGTCGAAATTGTGGGTGACATTGAACTGTTCTGCCGGGAAGCGCAGGCACCGATCGTGGCAATCACCGGATCTAACGGCAAAAGTACCGTAACGATGTTGGTTGGTGAGATGGCGAAAGCGGCCGGATGGTCAGTGGGTGTCGGTGGCAATATTGGGCTTCCTGCACTGACGCTGTTGCAGAAGCCGGCCCAACTCTATGTGCTGGAACTTTCCAGTTTCCAGCTGGAAACCACCTACAGCCTTAAGGCAGCGGCGGCAACTATCCTCAACGTTACCGAAGATCATATGGACCGCTATCCGCTGGGGTTACAGCAGTACCGTGCGGCTAAGCTGCGAATTTATGAGAATGCAAAAACCTGTATCGTTAATGCGGATGATGCGCTGACCCTGCCAGTTCGCGGCGCTGACGCACGTTGTGTCAGCTTCGGTGTGGATGTCGGCGACTATCACCTGAATTATCAGCAGGGCGGCGTATGGCTTCGCGCGCAGGGTGAGAAAGTATTGAACGTCAATGAAATGAATATGGTTGGTCAGCATAATTATACCAATGCGCTGGCGGCGCTGGCGCTGGCTGATGCCGTGGGTTTACCACGCACGACCAGTCTGAAGGCGCTAACCACGTTCAGCGGTTTACCGCATCGCTTCCAACGCGTGCATGAGCGTAACGGCGTGTGCTGGATTAACGATTCAAAAGCAACCAATGTTGGTAGCACCGAAGCGGCACTGAGCGGGCTGAAGGTAGAAGGGACACTCTGGTTACTATTGGGCGGAGAGGGTAAATCTGCCGATTTCACACCGCTGACGCGTTATTTGCAGGGCGAAAACATTCGCACCTATTGTTTTGGCCGTGATGCTGATGAGTTGGCTTCGCTGAGGCCGGACATTGCGGTATGTACCGAAACGTTACAGCAGGCGATGGAACAGATCGCTCCTCAGGTAAAATCGGGTGATACGGTACTGCTGTCGCCAGCCTGTGCCAGCCTCGATCAGTTCCGAAACTTTGAACAGCGCGGTGAGTGTTTCGCCCAACTGGCTAAGGAGCTTGGCTAA
- the ftsW gene encoding cell division protein FtsW, translated as MRFPGLSLAGGVSDRLKGWVMGSRESDATSMVLYDRVLLWLTFGLAIIGFVMVTSASMPVGQRLSDDPFYFAKRDAFYLILAFGMALVTLRIPMDFWQRYSNIMLLVTVVMLLVVLVVGSSVNGASRWIALGPLRIQPAELSKLSLFCYLASYLVRKVEEVRNNFWGFCKPMGVMVVLAVLLLAQPDLGTVVVLFVTTLAMLFLAGAKLWQFLAIIGSGIFAVCLLIVAEPYRMRRVTSFWDPWQDPFGSGYQLTQSLMAFGRGEIWGQGLGNSVQKLEYLPEAHTDFIFSIIGEELGYIGVVLALLMVFFVAFRAMSIGRRALEIDQRFAGFLACSIGVWFSFQALVNVGAAAGMLPTKGLTLPLISYGGSSLIIMSTAIVFLLRIDYETRLAKAQAFTRSA; from the coding sequence ATGCGATTTCCTGGTCTGAGCCTTGCAGGTGGCGTATCGGATCGCCTGAAAGGGTGGGTAATGGGCTCGCGTGAAAGCGATGCAACATCCATGGTGCTGTACGATCGTGTGCTGCTTTGGCTCACATTTGGTCTGGCTATTATTGGTTTTGTGATGGTGACATCGGCTTCAATGCCGGTTGGGCAGCGTCTTTCAGACGATCCATTTTATTTTGCCAAGCGTGATGCATTCTATCTGATATTGGCGTTCGGAATGGCGTTGGTCACATTACGCATTCCGATGGATTTCTGGCAGCGCTATAGCAACATTATGCTGCTGGTGACCGTGGTTATGTTGCTGGTTGTACTTGTTGTGGGCAGTTCCGTAAATGGTGCATCGCGCTGGATTGCATTAGGGCCGCTGCGAATTCAGCCTGCTGAGTTATCAAAGCTTTCTCTGTTTTGCTATCTCGCCAGTTATTTGGTGCGCAAAGTGGAAGAGGTGCGTAATAACTTCTGGGGATTTTGTAAACCGATGGGTGTGATGGTGGTGCTCGCCGTGCTGCTGCTGGCTCAACCGGACCTGGGAACGGTCGTGGTGCTGTTTGTCACCACGCTGGCAATGCTCTTCCTCGCCGGGGCCAAACTCTGGCAGTTCCTGGCTATTATCGGGTCCGGTATCTTTGCCGTTTGCCTGCTGATTGTCGCCGAGCCGTATCGTATGCGCCGTGTGACCTCATTCTGGGATCCATGGCAGGATCCGTTTGGCAGTGGTTATCAGCTCACTCAGTCGCTAATGGCGTTTGGCCGGGGTGAAATCTGGGGGCAAGGCTTGGGAAATTCAGTGCAAAAACTGGAGTATTTACCCGAGGCGCATACCGACTTTATTTTCTCAATCATCGGGGAAGAACTGGGTTATATCGGTGTGGTTTTAGCACTGTTGATGGTATTCTTCGTCGCTTTTCGCGCGATGTCGATCGGCCGTCGCGCTCTGGAAATCGACCAGCGTTTTGCTGGCTTTTTGGCCTGTTCCATTGGTGTGTGGTTTAGTTTTCAGGCGCTGGTTAACGTCGGGGCAGCCGCAGGGATGTTACCGACTAAAGGCCTAACGCTACCGCTGATCAGCTACGGTGGTTCCAGCTTGATTATCATGTCGACGGCTATCGTATTTTTGTTACGTATTGATTATGAGACGCGCCTGGCAAAAGCCCAGGCGTTTACACGGAGTGCCTGA
- the murF gene encoding UDP-N-acetylmuramoyl-tripeptide--D-alanyl-D-alanine ligase: MIALSLQLLAEIVSGELVGNDLTFAEVTTDTRKVTPGSLFIALKGERFDAHDFIKDAIGRGCAAVLVSRRLPLDIPQVVVADTRIALGKLAAWVRQQSKARVVALTGSSGKTSVKEMAAAILRECGETLYTAGNLNNDIGVPLTLLRLTEQHQYAVIELGANHQGEIAWTTDLTRPEAALVNNLAAAHLEGFGSLTGVAKAKGEIFEGLTATGTAIINADSNDWPHWQNHLQHKTVWRFSAEPQADSDFYATDIRIDAQGTAFMLHTPVGKIAVTLPLPGRHNIANALAASALALSVDAPLEAIRLGLRGLQAVPGRLFPISLAAGKLLLDDSYNANVGSMTAAAHVLAEMPGYRVMVVGDMAELGAEAVECHREVGLAAHLAGIDKVLSVGQLSKGISDASGVGEHFQEKNALVTRLLGLLSEHPVITILVKGSRSAAMEQVVQTLQEKGTC, from the coding sequence ATGATCGCGCTCTCATTACAGCTGCTGGCTGAGATTGTTTCCGGCGAATTGGTCGGTAACGATCTTACCTTCGCGGAAGTGACGACAGATACACGTAAAGTTACACCGGGTAGCCTGTTTATTGCGTTGAAAGGTGAGCGATTCGATGCGCATGATTTTATTAAGGACGCCATTGGGCGAGGCTGTGCTGCTGTTTTAGTAAGTAGGCGCTTACCTTTGGATATCCCGCAGGTGGTGGTAGCTGATACTCGTATTGCGCTTGGCAAACTAGCGGCCTGGGTACGCCAGCAATCGAAAGCGCGCGTGGTCGCGCTGACGGGCTCATCCGGTAAGACTTCAGTGAAAGAGATGGCTGCCGCCATTTTGCGTGAGTGTGGCGAAACGCTATACACCGCCGGCAACCTCAATAACGATATCGGTGTGCCGCTGACGCTGCTGCGCCTTACCGAACAGCATCAATATGCGGTGATTGAGCTTGGTGCGAATCATCAGGGCGAAATTGCCTGGACCACAGATCTAACACGTCCGGAAGCTGCGCTGGTTAATAATCTTGCGGCGGCGCATCTGGAAGGGTTTGGCTCGCTCACGGGCGTTGCGAAGGCGAAAGGCGAAATATTTGAAGGGCTGACAGCCACAGGCACGGCAATCATTAATGCTGACAGTAACGACTGGCCGCACTGGCAAAACCATTTGCAGCATAAAACGGTTTGGCGTTTCTCTGCGGAGCCACAGGCGGACAGCGATTTTTACGCCACAGATATTCGTATTGATGCTCAGGGTACTGCGTTTATGTTGCATACCCCGGTAGGCAAGATCGCCGTGACGTTACCATTACCCGGACGGCATAACATTGCGAATGCGCTGGCAGCATCTGCGCTGGCACTCTCAGTTGACGCCCCTCTTGAGGCGATCCGGCTCGGTTTACGCGGGTTACAAGCCGTACCGGGCCGTCTTTTTCCGATCTCTCTGGCGGCAGGGAAACTGCTGCTGGATGACAGTTATAACGCCAATGTGGGGTCGATGACTGCGGCAGCACACGTGCTGGCGGAAATGCCCGGTTATCGAGTGATGGTTGTAGGTGATATGGCCGAGTTGGGCGCAGAAGCCGTTGAATGTCACCGTGAAGTCGGATTGGCAGCGCATTTGGCGGGGATTGATAAGGTGTTGAGTGTGGGGCAGTTAAGCAAAGGCATCAGTGATGCCAGCGGCGTCGGCGAACATTTTCAGGAAAAAAACGCACTGGTGACGCGTCTGCTTGGGCTGTTGTCCGAACATCCGGTCATTACCATTTTAGTTAAAGGCTCACGTAGTGCCGCCATGGAGCAGGTAGTGCAGACCTTACAGGAGAAAGGAACATGTTAG
- the mraY gene encoding phospho-N-acetylmuramoyl-pentapeptide-transferase: MLVWLAEHLAAFYSGFNVFSYLTFRAIVSLLTALFISLWMGPRLIAWLQKLQIGQVVRNDGPESHFSKRGTPTMGGIMILFSITVSVLMWAYPSNPYVWCVLFVLVGYGIVGFVDDYRKVVRKDTKGLIARWKYFWMSAIALAVAFMLYMIGKDTPATELVVPFFKDVMPQLGLLYILLAYFVIVGTGNAVNLTDGLDGLAIMPTVFVAAGFALVAWATGNMNFAGYLHIPYLRHAGELVIVCTAIVGAGLGFLWFNTYPAQVFMGDVGSLALGGALGTIAVLLRQEFLLVIMGGVFVVETLSVILQVGSFKLRGQRIFRMAPIHHHYELKGWPEPRVIVRFWIISLMLVLIGLATLKVR; the protein is encoded by the coding sequence ATGTTAGTTTGGCTGGCCGAGCATCTGGCTGCTTTTTATTCTGGCTTTAACGTCTTTTCCTACCTGACGTTTCGCGCCATTGTCAGCCTGCTGACCGCGTTATTTATCTCCCTGTGGATGGGCCCGCGACTCATCGCATGGCTACAGAAATTACAAATTGGTCAGGTTGTGCGAAATGATGGTCCTGAGTCGCACTTCAGTAAGCGGGGTACGCCAACTATGGGCGGCATCATGATCCTGTTTTCAATTACCGTCTCGGTATTGATGTGGGCCTATCCGTCTAACCCTTATGTCTGGTGTGTGCTGTTTGTGCTGGTGGGCTACGGCATCGTCGGTTTTGTTGATGATTACCGGAAAGTGGTACGCAAAGATACTAAAGGCCTGATTGCCCGCTGGAAGTACTTTTGGATGTCAGCGATCGCGCTGGCGGTCGCCTTCATGCTGTACATGATTGGCAAAGATACGCCTGCGACCGAGCTGGTGGTGCCCTTCTTTAAAGATGTGATGCCGCAACTGGGACTGCTGTATATCCTGCTGGCCTATTTTGTGATTGTGGGCACGGGCAACGCGGTTAACCTGACCGACGGCCTTGATGGCCTGGCAATTATGCCTACGGTATTTGTTGCCGCAGGTTTTGCACTGGTGGCCTGGGCGACGGGAAACATGAATTTTGCCGGTTATCTTCATATTCCTTATCTACGCCATGCCGGTGAGCTGGTTATTGTTTGTACCGCCATTGTCGGGGCCGGATTAGGTTTTTTGTGGTTCAACACTTATCCCGCTCAGGTGTTTATGGGCGACGTGGGCTCACTGGCATTGGGCGGTGCGTTGGGAACCATCGCGGTATTACTGCGTCAGGAGTTCCTGTTGGTGATTATGGGCGGTGTGTTTGTGGTTGAAACGCTGTCGGTCATTTTGCAGGTAGGGTCGTTCAAGCTCCGCGGACAACGTATTTTCCGTATGGCGCCGATTCATCACCACTATGAATTAAAAGGCTGGCCGGAGCCGCGCGTCATTGTGCGTTTCTGGATTATTTCGCTAATGCTGGTGCTGATTGGCCTGGCAACCCTGAAGGTACGTTAA
- the murE gene encoding UDP-N-acetylmuramoyl-L-alanyl-D-glutamate--2,6-diaminopimelate ligase, with translation MADRNLRDLLAPWVPGAPERPLREMILDSRVAASGDLFVAIAGHQADGRRFIAQAIAQGVSAVIAEAEGEAEDGDIVEMHGVPVIYLAQLPQRLSALAGRFYQQPGEKLRLVGVTGTNGKTTTTQLLAQWATLMGETGAVMGTVGNGLYGRLVPSENTTGSAVDVQHALHSLVEQGATLAAMEISSHGLVQHRVAALPFAAAAFTNLSRDHLDYHGDMTRYEAAKWLLFSEHQVGQTIINADDEVGFRWLQQLPDAVAVTMKNNLQPGCHGRWLKATRVSFHDNGASIAFESTWGNGEIDSRLMGAFNVSNLLVALATLLALGYPLASLIATGNQLQPVCGRMEVFHAPAKPTVVVDYAHTPDALEKALEAARLHCRGQLWCVFGCGGDRDKGKRPLMGAIAEQFSDVVVVTDDNPRSEEPSAIVTDILSGLLDPGRARVLHGRAQAVTNVIMQAKENDVVLIAGKGHEDYQLVGNRRLDYSDRLTVARLLGVMA, from the coding sequence GTGGCAGATCGTAATTTGCGCGACTTATTGGCTCCGTGGGTGCCGGGTGCGCCGGAGCGACCGCTTCGTGAAATGATACTGGACAGCCGCGTGGCGGCGTCTGGCGATCTGTTCGTGGCCATTGCGGGCCATCAGGCTGATGGGCGACGTTTTATCGCCCAGGCGATAGCACAAGGCGTTTCAGCCGTTATCGCTGAGGCTGAGGGTGAAGCGGAAGATGGCGATATCGTCGAGATGCATGGCGTACCGGTGATTTATCTGGCGCAGTTGCCGCAGCGTTTATCAGCGCTGGCAGGGCGCTTTTATCAACAGCCTGGTGAAAAGCTGCGTTTGGTGGGTGTTACCGGAACCAATGGAAAAACGACGACCACGCAGTTGCTGGCGCAGTGGGCCACGCTGATGGGGGAAACAGGTGCGGTTATGGGAACCGTGGGTAATGGCCTGTATGGTCGCCTGGTACCGTCAGAGAACACAACCGGCTCGGCAGTGGATGTACAGCATGCGCTGCATTCTCTGGTGGAGCAAGGTGCGACGCTGGCCGCAATGGAAATCTCTTCTCATGGGCTGGTGCAGCATCGTGTTGCGGCGCTGCCGTTTGCAGCCGCAGCATTTACCAACCTCAGCCGCGATCACCTGGATTACCACGGCGATATGACGCGCTACGAAGCGGCTAAATGGCTGCTTTTCTCTGAGCATCAGGTTGGTCAGACAATTATCAATGCTGATGATGAGGTTGGATTCCGCTGGTTACAGCAGTTACCGGATGCGGTTGCCGTAACCATGAAGAATAACCTGCAACCCGGCTGCCATGGACGCTGGTTGAAAGCGACCAGGGTAAGCTTCCACGATAACGGTGCTTCGATTGCCTTCGAATCGACATGGGGCAACGGCGAAATTGACAGTCGTCTGATGGGGGCATTTAACGTCAGTAATCTGCTGGTCGCACTGGCAACGTTGCTGGCTCTGGGCTACCCACTGGCGTCACTGATAGCAACGGGTAATCAGTTGCAGCCAGTATGTGGGCGTATGGAAGTCTTCCATGCGCCCGCGAAACCGACTGTCGTCGTGGATTATGCCCATACACCGGATGCATTGGAAAAGGCGCTGGAAGCGGCTCGTCTGCATTGTCGTGGTCAGCTATGGTGCGTGTTCGGCTGTGGCGGCGATCGTGACAAAGGTAAGCGCCCACTTATGGGCGCTATCGCGGAGCAGTTTTCTGACGTCGTTGTGGTGACAGATGATAATCCGCGTAGCGAAGAGCCTTCCGCGATTGTGACAGATATTTTAAGTGGCCTGCTGGATCCGGGACGCGCTCGCGTGCTGCACGGACGTGCGCAAGCGGTCACTAACGTTATTATGCAGGCGAAAGAAAATGATGTGGTACTGATTGCCGGTAAAGGCCATGAGGATTATCAACTGGTTGGCAATCGCCGTCTTGATTACTCCGATCGTTTAACGGTCGCTCGCCTGCTGGGGGTGATGGCATGA